DNA sequence from the Vibrio ishigakensis genome:
GTATCAGAGCGTGTGTGGCTACCTAAAGGCAGCTTTAAGATCATGCTCGCACAGAAGCCAAGCTATTCAGTCATGCTTGGCGCAGAATCAAAAACAAAAAATTACTTCATGTAATCCGGATAAATCATCATGAACACTACAATTTCACAACTGGCTAAAAAATGCCGCTCTTGGTTAACCGAACAGGCGCTGCCGTTCTGGTCTGAGCGTGGCTTTGATTCGTCAACCGGCATTTTTGCCGAAGAGTTTGAGTACAAAACGGGTGAATCCCTGGCTTCTCGTAACCGCTTTCGCGTGCAAGCTCGTCAGGCTTTCGTATTCGCTCACGCTGAGCAACTAGGTCTATTTAACCAAGCCAAGGCAGCGGATACCGCTATCGCTAAAGGCTTCGACCAATTCAAGAATGATGCAGGTGAGTTCATTTTCTGCATCAACAGTGAAGAGAACGCGAAAGATGATGTAAATGCTTATGAGCATGCGTTCGCGCTGCTTGCCTATGCGTGGCACTACAAGGTATCAGGTAGCGCAGCCTCTCTAGAGCAGATGGAGAATACCTATAACTGGATTAACACCGTACTCAAAGATGAGCAAAATCTGGGCCTTTTCTATTCACGCACCGAGCGTGAGTTCAAATCTCAGAACCCGCACATGCATCTGTTTGAGGCCTTAATGTCATGCTATGAGGTGACTCAAGACAGCAAATGGTTAGCGCGTGCAGAAGAGATCTACCAACTGTTTAATAACTACTTCCTAGAAGATGACAAGATGCGCGAGTTCTTCGATATGGAGATGGGCACCTCTCATCCAGCCTGTCAGCATATCGACCCGGGTCACCACTATGAGTGGATCTGGCTACTGAACCACTATGCACACCTGTCGGGCAAGTCTCTTGGCCATCAGATGAAGGCACTTGAGTCTTTCGTTAAGCCTAACGGTCAAAATGCGAATGGATTAGTGCGTGATGAGATGCATCAAGATTGGAGTGAGTATCGCAACACCTCTCGTCTATGGTGCCAAACTGAATACCTAAAAGCTCAGATTGCCCTGTTTGAGCAGACTCAAGATGAGTCTTATATCCCTGAAATCGAGGGTGCAGTGAATCGCATCTTTGATGTCTATTTTGCCCCTGCTTTCCCTGGCGGTTGGGTTGATCAGGTGGATGAGCATGGAGCACATGTCTCTAAGACCGCACCGGCGAGCACCTTCTATCACATCTATGTGGCATTTACAGAATTATTAAGATTGAGCAATAGCATGAAAAAAGAAACCATCCCTTCATTTAATTTCGTTACCGGCAAGATCGACGGTGAAAACGTGATTGCAAAGAGCACTATCTTGTCTTCTCTAGAGGGCATCTTTAGTGATACTGAGGCGTTCGCCAAGCTCGATCCGAACAAGGTTATCTATAACGTAGAAATGGTGGCGGCTGAAGAGAAAAATGGTGAGTTGCACTTTGGTGTGTCTCATATCGAACCGGGTACGGTGGGTAATGAGTTCCATATCACTCGTGGTCACATCCATAAGGTCGAAGAGCAAGCGGAATACTATTTCGGTATTGCAGGTAACGGTCTACTGCTACTTCAAGATGAGGCAGGCGAGGTTACCTATCAAGACGTGTATCCGGGTAGCGTTAACTACATCACAGGCCATGTGGCGCATCGCCTAGTGAATATCGGTGATGAGAAACTGTCGGTGATGGCGGTATGGCCTGCAATTGCTGGCCACAACTATGCATTCAACAATGGCGAAGGCTTCAACGCACGCGTATTCAAGACAGAAACGGGTTACGAAATCAAATAATCCAGCAAGACCTGTGGGACTCCCCTGAGGGTCCCACAGGGTTGGATGACCTCTGATTTGAACCGAACCCAGATTTTTAGGATTTCCTATGGCGTTTATTGAAAAGAATCATGACCTTAATCTTCCTGATTGGGGGCCTTACTCAAAGAAGTACGCGGGTGTTGCTCACATCGCAAACCCTGAGCGCGGCCTGCGCTTTGATGTTTCTATTTTACCTGGCCACTACCGTCGCCAGATGTTGGTACCCAATGAAAAATGGGCATCGGCCCATCATGCGTGGGAAGCCTCACCGTATCTAGAGTACTATTCCTACCGCTATGAGATTGAGTGGAAGGACAAGCTTTATTGTGACGTATCGGTGTCGGAAGCGGGTGATAACGCGCGCCTGATCCGTGCAGAATACGTGAATAACACCGATGAGATGCAGAACCTGATGCTGCATTTGGCGGCAAACCTGAACTTCCCTGCGTTGCCGGGTCAGCCTGATGTTGAACTGAACATGGCTAAGGTGTCGCTGCCTAAAGGCGCTGTTTGGCTTGATGCTATCGAATACAGTGACCTGACATTCGCTAAGCCAGAGATGAAGGACATCAATACCGAAGATGGTCGTTTGCGTGGTGAGGTACGGGTTCACGGCGTGGTTGGCGGCAGCGCAGTAGGTGGCGGCTTTGGTGCCCATGAGGGTGATATCGCGACATACAAGTTTACTCTAGATAGTGCTATCTCAGAGGCAACACTGGTGGTTCGTTATGCCGCTAAAGGCACAGCGAGTCGATTCAATTTGAGCGGCGACGCTTCTGCTGCCATAGAGCTGCCAGATACCAAGGGCAAGTTCACTTTGGTCAGCGTGCCTCTAGGCGCATTGGATGCAGGTGACAATACCCTGACCCTGTGTGCGACCGGTGAGGGAGCGCTTACTCTGGATGGTTTGGTGGTGTGCGATAGCCAAGCATCAAGCGAGGTAGTGTTTGAGGATGAGGTTCGTCATCACAAACCAAGTATTGAGCAGGTTGCCGATAACGCAGTGATTCTGAAGTACGAAGATTCAGACTACTACTATGCACTGGCATGGCGTCACGAAAATAGCTGGGTGCGCGAGGTATTCAGTAACGAGCTAGACAGCACCTTGCGTCTGTATGTGCCGAACAACTATGCAAGCGTGTTGGTTCCTTATAACTATGAGGGCATTGCCGATGAAGAGGCGGAAGAGCTAGGCCACTTTACCAACGCCTTTATGCGTCCTGTGATGGTTAACCCGAATGGCTCCAAGGTGGTTTACTCGCAAGTTTCTTGTGGTGAGAGGGAGAAGGTTACCCAAGACATTCAGGCCTTCCTAGCAGCAGAAGAGCAAGCACTGGAAGAGGTATATCAGGCCGCTCGTGATAAGCGCGTGAAGCCTAAAGTGTTAAACAGTGGCGAAACCTATCGATTTAGCCAAGAGAGAATGGCGGCTACTGAGCTTTTGAATATCGTTTACCCGGTTTATACCCGTAAGCAATATATTCGCCACAACACACCGGGTAAGTGGTGGGATTCTCTGTACACTTGGGATTCTGGTTTCATGGGCATGGCGCTGCTTGAGTATGACGTAGACCGTTCCATCGATAACCTGAATACCTATCTGGTACCAGAGAACGACACTCACTGTGCTTGGGTTGCCCACGGCAGTCCTATCCCAACTCAGTTCTTCCAGTTTCAAGAGATTTGGAACAAGACCAGTGACCGTGACTTCTTAAAACAAGTGTACGCGAGCCTGAAACATTACTACCTCTTCCTAGCGGGTCGCAGTGAGGGTTCAAACACCACCAATATGAAATCTCGTATGGTGAGAACCTGGGATGTGTACCGTTGGGACTCAGGTGGCTGGGATGATTATCCACCACAACTGCATACTATTCATAATGAGTTGTTCGATACAGTTGTTCCGACCGCGAATACCGCCTATATGATTCGTGGCGCTAAGATCCTTGCCATGGCAGCTCAAGAGCTAGGCCTAGAGAGTGATTTAGCCCTGTATCAAGAAGATGTGGAGAAGTTCTCTGAGGCACTTCAGGTTCATGCTTGGGACGAAGAGGTGGGCTATTTTAGCTACGTGACTCACGATGAGCGGGGCAATCCGACCGGGCCGCTGCGTCACACTGATGGCACTAACTACAACATGGGCTTAGATGGTGTAATGCCACTGATGGCGGGTACGTGTAGCGAAGAACAACAAGCTCAGTTCCTAGAAAGACTGCAATCCCAAGACAACTTCTGGACCGACATAGGCATCACGTCCGTAGATAAATCGGCGCCTTATTACAAGGCAGATGGTTATTGGAACGGGGCTGTATGGATGCCACACCAATGGTTCTTCTGGAAAACGGCCTTGGATCTTGGAGAGGTTGAACTTGCGCACAAGATTGCGAGCACCGCCTTGAATCTATGGAAGAAAGAAGTGGAAAATTCATATTACTGTTTTGAACACTTTATCGTTGAGTCTCAAAGAGGTGCGGGTTGGCATCAGTTTGGTGGCCTATCTTCACCTGTGGTGGCGTGGTACTCGGCGTATCACAAGCTAGGTAAGCTGAGTGCGGGCTTTGATGTCTGGGTTAAGACTCAGACCCAGAACGACGATTGCAGCTACTTTGAAGCGGAACTGGCGCTAAATGCTAAACCACAAAGTGCCACGCTTCTGCTCAACCTAAAAGAGGATCAAGAGTATCAGGCAACATGGAATGGTGATGATATTCCTCTCGCGGTTCTTGAGAGTGGCACCTTGCAGCTCAGCCTGCCACAAGGCGCTGAACAAGGACAATTGATAGTGAAAACACGTTCTTAATATAAAGGGCCCAGTGGGAATTTATTCTCACTGGGCCATCATCGTTAGTTGGAAAAATTATGAAAGTTGTACAGTGTTGGGATGATGGATTAGTTAGCGATATACAACTGATTGATATTCTCAAGAAATATGATGCGAAAGCGACATTTAATATAAGTGCCGGATTGAACCAGACTTCGAGACAAGCGTTATGGTGTTATGAAGGCACGGATGTTGTTGCCCTTGCCAGAGGTGAGCTTCGAGACGTATATACAGGTTTCGATATTGCCAATCACTCATTATCTCACCCAAACCTAACCACCCTTTCAGAAGAGGACGCTTATTATCAGATATCTGAGAATAAGCGCGTGCTTGAATATATATTCGGCCGAGAAATAAAAGGATTTTGCTACCCCTTCGGTGGTGCGGATGAAAAGGTTAGGGATATAGTGGCGCAATGCGGTCATACCTATGCACGAACAACTGAACGACAAGATTCTCAACAATTTGGCGATGATAAGTTTTTACTAAAACCTAACTGTCATTTCTTAGACCCTGATTTTTGGGACCTGTATGAGAAGGCCAAGGAAGAGGGCGTGTTTTATTTCTGGGGGCATACCTACGAAATGAAAAATGACGCTATGTGGCTTGATTTTGAAGAAAAAATCAAAAGAATAACGGAAGACGAAGATTCTGAGTGGGATTCGGTCTTTAACCTCTACTAAATAATAAGTATCCGAAATATGAAAAAAGTAATAATAAATGTAGATGATTTTGGGGTATGCGAAGAATACAATAAGTACGTCAAGGAACTGATAGATAACGATAAGGTTTCTAGTGCCTCAATTCTGGTGAATCGAAATGCACAGAGCGCCCAAGACGCACTTTTATTTGCCCAGCAGTGTAAGAAAAACGTGAGCTTTGGTCTTCATCTTGATCTGAGTGATTATTTTCAATTTGATGCTCTCGGCCTATGGGGAAGAGACGAAGAGCACATTATTGAAGAGTATCGCGAGATCATTGAAGAGAAGCGCACTGATATTCGCTTGGATATCGAGCAACAATTTAAAACCTTTGCCAATTATAATGTGCCAATCTCGCATCTAGATGGGCATCACAATATCCACCTTTTCCCTGAAATTAGGGATATCTTATTACCCATAATGCTGGGCTATAACGTTCTTAAATGTCGATTTTTCGACGACTTTTATCTAAAAAGTGAAAACCTAGAACAGACTCAAAACTTATATCAGGCACTTGGCGTGAAGACCCCAAATAATCTTATCTTTGGGGTGCCAACTGAAACGAATAAGTTCCTTATCGATGGGGTTAATGAGGTGATGATCCATGCCACCTTTGGCACTGAGCAAGGGGGCACAGAGTTTGATAACCTGATGACAGGCCAGTGCTTTAATGAGGCTGAGCTTATCACCTACTACGACATCTAGTGAGGTAGATATGCAAGAGTTAGATTTATCTCGCCTGATCACTCTAGAGGCCTTTCCCATGGCGCAGCTAGGTCGTACTAGACGGGTTCAGGTCTATCTGCCAAAGGGGTATACGGAGTCTAATCGTTCTTATCCCGTGATCTATATGCATGATGGGCAGACCATATTTGATGGCGAAAATGCCTTTGGTGGACGTAACTGGCATGTGCACTCCAGCCTAGACCACTTCTTTGATGACCAAAGCGGTGTGATCCTAGTGGGAATTGACAATGGCACGGAACATAACGGTTTGTGTCGAATGTACGAATACTCGCCATGGCCTATGGATCAGGCCTTTGAGCTGCCTAGCTGGGATCCTGCGGTTAAGCAGTCCGGTGGACAGGGTAAGGCGTATGTGGAGTTTATCGTCAACGAGCTTAAGCCTTATATTGATGCCAACTACCGTACCCAGTCCCAGCGAGAATTCACCGCGATTGCCGGCAGCTCTATGGGTGGATACATCAGCTTGTATGCAGCATTGGAACATCCGAACACCTTTTCTAAAGCCGGTGTCTTTTCGCCTGCGTTGTGGTTTAACGAACAAGAAATGTTGGCTTATCTGAGTAAGGCTGAACCGCAACAGCCAACGCAGATTTATCTGGATATGGGTACAGATGAAACCAGTGACCACACTCTCGAGTTCGAGAAGATCTATCTGGCGGGTGCGGAAAAACTCAACGCTGTTTTGAGTGAGAAGCCTTTACTGGACCTTAAGTACATTATTGGCGAAGGAGATAAGCACGACGGTGATGCCTGGGGCAGGCGTTTTCCTGAAATGCTTGAGCACTTCTACGCCGATTAAGGCCTTATCGCAAGTTTGCGTTCTAGACCTCCTGTTATTTGCCTTGTGGGTAGCAGGAGGTTTTTGTTTGTCTTAACTTCGCCGATTTACTCACTATTTACGGTCAAATAGCCTGTATATAAGTTTAAACTAACCTTCTTTTTACTGTAAGAAACTCAGCTTATCGTGTTGCCGCTTAATTTGTTACAAGCAGTTTAAGTTAATAATTTTGCAACGGTTCTATGGATGAACAATGATAACTAAGTTTAAATTCTCTCCAGTAGCAGTCATGCTGACGCTCGCTTTGATGGGCTGTGATGACTCTTCTGACAACAATACAACAGGTAATGGCGACAACGACTTTGGCGTTAACATCATTACACCTCCGGACGATATCGAAGAACAGTTTCTGCCTGTTGATCCACCTGTGGTTGATGGAACCACTGGCGCGGACAGTGAGCAGGAATCTACCGAAATATCCGACTACAACGAATATCACATCAACTCGGATTTGAAGCTGACTCGTGGTGAACTTAATCACACTAAAGGCTCGGCCATCATGTCGATGGAGTTCTTGACTGGAAACGGTCTAGACCTCCTGCCTATTGAGCGCTCGACAGGTCAATTCTCTATGCAAACAACCAGTGCGTCGGCGAATAAGGAGCTTGATAAGGGCATCAATGTTATCGGTGCGGTGAACGGAGACTTTTACGATACCTATGACGGATGGAACCTAGGTATCTACACCCGAGATGGTGTCAATTACACAGGTTGGGACACCAACAGTGAAGCGGCTATCGTAGTCAAACAAGATGGCGAAATAGACATCATGGAAGCGTCTCCCTATTTTGAGCTAGTTTGGGCTCTCAATGGTGGAGAGTTTGACCGAGTTAAAGCGGTTCACTATTTCGACAAGCAGGAGCACATCAGTAAAGCCTTTACCTCAGAGACACCTGATGCGGGTTCTGTGACCATCTATCCTGGAGATAGCTATCGTGGGAGCGTGGACCTGTCGAGTTTGACCGGGGCGTTGGTGAAACCTGAAGTGAACGGTATAACCGTTGTGGCAAATAGTGACGATTCGGCCCAAGTACAGTTCGCCCCTTTAACCGGTGAGGTCACCGAGCTTGTTCGCGGCGACAACAGTTATGTTATCCCGTCTGGTTATGCCCTTGTGGTGTTTAACCCAGATGAGACGAACATAGCAGCAGGCGACCTATTTGAAGCTAGGTTTGTCACCCAAGACCCTGCTTGGGCTGATGTTAAGCACGCCATCGGTGCAGGTAACAAAGCGCACTTGCTGGTGAAAGAGGGAGAGTTGTCAGAGGGAGCTGTTGATGAGGAGGCGCTGAGCAGTCGCACCGCATTTGGAATCAAAGGCGATGGTTCGTCCTTCTTCTTGACTGTGGACAAGCCTGTTGGATCCGCCACCGATGGGGTTACCTTAAAGAAACTTGGACAGATCATGCTGGGTTATGGTGCAGTGGAAGCGGTGAACCTAGATGGAGGGGGCTCGACGACGCTGGTGGCAAGAATGCCGGGACAAAAACAGAACCATGTGATCAATGTCCCTGCTGATGGTAGTGAGCGCGAGGTTGCCAATAAGCTGGCTCTTACTCTTGATAAAGACAAAGCGACTTACCCAGATGATGTGGCTATTTATCCAAGAACCATGACCATATTGGCCGGTTCAGTGTACGAGAGTTTTATGGCGATTGGCTATGATGGCTCAACACTGGCAGGCAGTGAAGTGGATAAAGAGTTTGGAATTAGCTCGATTGATATTGGTCGAATTGACATGGACTCAGGTGCCTTTACTGCATCGAAACAGGCGGCTGAAGGTTATGTGGGTGTCAACGTGGGGGATCTGCAAGGCTTTGCTCAGGTTGAGGTTGTGGACCGTATCGACGCTTTGCTATTTGACCTTGTTGAGGTAACAGTGGATGCCGGTGGTGAAGTTACGTTGCTACCAACCCTGATCTCTGATGATGAGCAAGTGACCTACACCCCAGACCAACTTGAATATCAGTTAAGTAGCGATGAGTTTGGCCAGATCGATCCTGAAACCGGTGTGTTCCATGCCAACGATGTTCAGGGCGCAGAGGTTGAAGCGACCGTGAAATATCAAGATAAGCAAGCGAGTGTTCTGATCAAAATAGGTGTACCACCAGAGGTGGTCGATGATTTTGAGACCGGAGTGGATGGGTATGTTGCGAGTGGCTCTAGATATCAAGAGGTTAATATAGAGCCAGAGAATGAAAATGTGTTTGAGGGTAGCACGTCGTTAAAGCTAAGTTGGGTCACGGATCCTGCCCAGCCCGGCACATTTGGTGCTTATGTCGTCGATGAGGCGCAGCAAGAGCTTATTGGCTATCCACAAGCACTGGGTGTGAACGTCTATATTCCAGAGGAACTGGCTGGAAAAGAGTGGTGGGTACGAGGCTCTCTAGTTGACAATGCAGGCACTGCAATTGGCATCGACTATAACAATGAGGGTGATAGCTTGCCGGAGAAGGGCTGGCACTTTATGCAAGCTCAGATACCAGAAGGTTATGCTCCGCCGTTGAGAATGGATGAACCTTTCCGTTTCTTGGTATTGGAGACGGCTAGCCGAATTGATTCGCATGTTGTGCTGGATAACTTTACCACCATTTACAGCAGTGATACTGACCTAACTGGGCCAAGTGTTACGGTAACCCCTGCCGATGAAGAGACGGTCGACAGCCAAGAGGTTTCGGTTCGCCTGCAGCTTTTTGACGATTCTGAGGTGGACTTTGAGCGTACCGAGCTGATCCTTGATGGTGAAGACGTTAGCGGTTCGCTGCAAACCAATAATATTGATGCGGTCTGGTTTGATGCCAATGGCTTGGCTGATGGCTGGCACAAGGTGGAATATCGAGCATTTGATAAGAATGGTAATGTCTCTGCGGGAGATACGCTATTTGATGTAGTGACTGATGAAGCGCGTATTTACGTCGAATCGGAACATGAACTCATCTATCCATCGGGCACCTTTGATTTCCCAGTAAAAGTGACCAAGGGTGAAGCGCTAGGTACTTTTGTGTTGGAGCTTACTTATGATGCCACTAAGTCGCAGATTAATGTTCAGCCTGAGGATGTTTTACCTACTGATGTTGTAGAGGAAACAGGTTACTGGAAGGGCACCTTTACAGGTATGGACGAAAGCTCTGAGACACTGGCTCGTGTGGAGCTGACTGTCGACGACTATGTTCAGAACAGCGCGATATCCTTGGGCGTGAGTGGTGCCCTCGACGGTGAGGCCTATTATCATCCGCTCATCAAGCAAGATGTAGGCGGCAAATACATGCTGATCACCGACCATACCATTAAAGGTCAGGAGAAGTGGTTACTGGTTACCGATGCACAAGGTAAACCTGCCCGCGGGGTTGATGTAGAAACTTTCCTTTACAACATTGAAACCGATGAAGTCTCAGATGTACGTCAGTTGGGCACTACGGATCATACAGGGCGAGTGCTGTTTCAAGAGGTGGACGTAGGCCCAAGCCGAGAGGTCTATTTTAGAGCTTATGATGATGAAGGTGCCTCGTTGATGTCCACCTTAATGTCACTGGAAGAGCAGTTAACGAACTTACCGAGCCAAGTGTTTATTACCCCAGGTCGGGATGTGAGTGAGGTGAACGTGACTTGGTTTACTGCCTCGACGGTGGAAGATACGGTAGCTTTTTATGGCTCTGACGGATTGAACCAAACAGCTCCTGTAACCTCATCTGAAATCCTACCGTTTTTCTACGGTGAGGAGCCAGGGGTGGTTCGTGTTCATCATGCACTGCTGACAGATCTTCAGCCTGGTACTCAGTATCAGTATCGAGTGGGTCATCAAGGGAAGCTAAGCGAAACCTATAGCTTTACCACCGATGATCAAGACGATGATGTGCGTATCATGCTGTACGGCGACACTCAAACAACCGGTGATGGCAGTATTAATCATGGCGCACCTTTGGTGACAGAACTGTTTGATAAAATGGAGAGCCAACTGCCAGATACGGATCTTATCATGCATGTGGGTGACTTCACTGAAGATATGAGTGACTACCAATTAGTGCGTCAGTTCTTCGATGCGATTTCTGGTGAAGGTCGCTTAGCGTCGAAACTATTCGTTCCTACAGTGGGCAACCATGAGGTGTATAACGAAGGGCGTGAGAAATTCGAAGCTATCTTCAACACACCGCAGAACGGGCCTTTTGGCTATCCGAACCAGAAATCTGTGTATAGCTTTGATTACGGCAATGCCCATATCGCAGTGTTGAATACCGAGCTCTTTACCGATGAAGAGTGGCGTATCATGACCGACTGGTTAGTGAATGATATGCACGGCTCTGACAAGCCATGGAAGCTAGTGATGTTGCATCGTCCACCGTATAACGCCAACCCGAATTCGGGGAACGATATGGTGAATCAGTATCTACCACAGGCTGCGGATGCAGCGGGGGTCGACCTTGTACTGTCAGGCCATGACCACATCTACTCTCGCAGTGTTGCGGTTGAAGATGGCAAGCCCAATACTGAAGGAGTGAACTATCTGATAGCAGGTTCTGCTTCAATGAAG
Encoded proteins:
- a CDS encoding polysaccharide deacetylase family protein gives rise to the protein MKVVQCWDDGLVSDIQLIDILKKYDAKATFNISAGLNQTSRQALWCYEGTDVVALARGELRDVYTGFDIANHSLSHPNLTTLSEEDAYYQISENKRVLEYIFGREIKGFCYPFGGADEKVRDIVAQCGHTYARTTERQDSQQFGDDKFLLKPNCHFLDPDFWDLYEKAKEEGVFYFWGHTYEMKNDAMWLDFEEKIKRITEDEDSEWDSVFNLY
- a CDS encoding MGH1-like glycoside hydrolase domain-containing protein; amino-acid sequence: MAFIEKNHDLNLPDWGPYSKKYAGVAHIANPERGLRFDVSILPGHYRRQMLVPNEKWASAHHAWEASPYLEYYSYRYEIEWKDKLYCDVSVSEAGDNARLIRAEYVNNTDEMQNLMLHLAANLNFPALPGQPDVELNMAKVSLPKGAVWLDAIEYSDLTFAKPEMKDINTEDGRLRGEVRVHGVVGGSAVGGGFGAHEGDIATYKFTLDSAISEATLVVRYAAKGTASRFNLSGDASAAIELPDTKGKFTLVSVPLGALDAGDNTLTLCATGEGALTLDGLVVCDSQASSEVVFEDEVRHHKPSIEQVADNAVILKYEDSDYYYALAWRHENSWVREVFSNELDSTLRLYVPNNYASVLVPYNYEGIADEEAEELGHFTNAFMRPVMVNPNGSKVVYSQVSCGEREKVTQDIQAFLAAEEQALEEVYQAARDKRVKPKVLNSGETYRFSQERMAATELLNIVYPVYTRKQYIRHNTPGKWWDSLYTWDSGFMGMALLEYDVDRSIDNLNTYLVPENDTHCAWVAHGSPIPTQFFQFQEIWNKTSDRDFLKQVYASLKHYYLFLAGRSEGSNTTNMKSRMVRTWDVYRWDSGGWDDYPPQLHTIHNELFDTVVPTANTAYMIRGAKILAMAAQELGLESDLALYQEDVEKFSEALQVHAWDEEVGYFSYVTHDERGNPTGPLRHTDGTNYNMGLDGVMPLMAGTCSEEQQAQFLERLQSQDNFWTDIGITSVDKSAPYYKADGYWNGAVWMPHQWFFWKTALDLGEVELAHKIASTALNLWKKEVENSYYCFEHFIVESQRGAGWHQFGGLSSPVVAWYSAYHKLGKLSAGFDVWVKTQTQNDDCSYFEAELALNAKPQSATLLLNLKEDQEYQATWNGDDIPLAVLESGTLQLSLPQGAEQGQLIVKTRS
- a CDS encoding AGE family epimerase/isomerase, coding for MNTTISQLAKKCRSWLTEQALPFWSERGFDSSTGIFAEEFEYKTGESLASRNRFRVQARQAFVFAHAEQLGLFNQAKAADTAIAKGFDQFKNDAGEFIFCINSEENAKDDVNAYEHAFALLAYAWHYKVSGSAASLEQMENTYNWINTVLKDEQNLGLFYSRTEREFKSQNPHMHLFEALMSCYEVTQDSKWLARAEEIYQLFNNYFLEDDKMREFFDMEMGTSHPACQHIDPGHHYEWIWLLNHYAHLSGKSLGHQMKALESFVKPNGQNANGLVRDEMHQDWSEYRNTSRLWCQTEYLKAQIALFEQTQDESYIPEIEGAVNRIFDVYFAPAFPGGWVDQVDEHGAHVSKTAPASTFYHIYVAFTELLRLSNSMKKETIPSFNFVTGKIDGENVIAKSTILSSLEGIFSDTEAFAKLDPNKVIYNVEMVAAEEKNGELHFGVSHIEPGTVGNEFHITRGHIHKVEEQAEYYFGIAGNGLLLLQDEAGEVTYQDVYPGSVNYITGHVAHRLVNIGDEKLSVMAVWPAIAGHNYAFNNGEGFNARVFKTETGYEIK
- a CDS encoding ChbG/HpnK family deacetylase, whose product is MKKVIINVDDFGVCEEYNKYVKELIDNDKVSSASILVNRNAQSAQDALLFAQQCKKNVSFGLHLDLSDYFQFDALGLWGRDEEHIIEEYREIIEEKRTDIRLDIEQQFKTFANYNVPISHLDGHHNIHLFPEIRDILLPIMLGYNVLKCRFFDDFYLKSENLEQTQNLYQALGVKTPNNLIFGVPTETNKFLIDGVNEVMIHATFGTEQGGTEFDNLMTGQCFNEAELITYYDI
- a CDS encoding alpha/beta hydrolase, which codes for MQELDLSRLITLEAFPMAQLGRTRRVQVYLPKGYTESNRSYPVIYMHDGQTIFDGENAFGGRNWHVHSSLDHFFDDQSGVILVGIDNGTEHNGLCRMYEYSPWPMDQAFELPSWDPAVKQSGGQGKAYVEFIVNELKPYIDANYRTQSQREFTAIAGSSMGGYISLYAALEHPNTFSKAGVFSPALWFNEQEMLAYLSKAEPQQPTQIYLDMGTDETSDHTLEFEKIYLAGAEKLNAVLSEKPLLDLKYIIGEGDKHDGDAWGRRFPEMLEHFYAD
- a CDS encoding phosphodiester glycosidase family protein, whose protein sequence is MITKFKFSPVAVMLTLALMGCDDSSDNNTTGNGDNDFGVNIITPPDDIEEQFLPVDPPVVDGTTGADSEQESTEISDYNEYHINSDLKLTRGELNHTKGSAIMSMEFLTGNGLDLLPIERSTGQFSMQTTSASANKELDKGINVIGAVNGDFYDTYDGWNLGIYTRDGVNYTGWDTNSEAAIVVKQDGEIDIMEASPYFELVWALNGGEFDRVKAVHYFDKQEHISKAFTSETPDAGSVTIYPGDSYRGSVDLSSLTGALVKPEVNGITVVANSDDSAQVQFAPLTGEVTELVRGDNSYVIPSGYALVVFNPDETNIAAGDLFEARFVTQDPAWADVKHAIGAGNKAHLLVKEGELSEGAVDEEALSSRTAFGIKGDGSSFFLTVDKPVGSATDGVTLKKLGQIMLGYGAVEAVNLDGGGSTTLVARMPGQKQNHVINVPADGSEREVANKLALTLDKDKATYPDDVAIYPRTMTILAGSVYESFMAIGYDGSTLAGSEVDKEFGISSIDIGRIDMDSGAFTASKQAAEGYVGVNVGDLQGFAQVEVVDRIDALLFDLVEVTVDAGGEVTLLPTLISDDEQVTYTPDQLEYQLSSDEFGQIDPETGVFHANDVQGAEVEATVKYQDKQASVLIKIGVPPEVVDDFETGVDGYVASGSRYQEVNIEPENENVFEGSTSLKLSWVTDPAQPGTFGAYVVDEAQQELIGYPQALGVNVYIPEELAGKEWWVRGSLVDNAGTAIGIDYNNEGDSLPEKGWHFMQAQIPEGYAPPLRMDEPFRFLVLETASRIDSHVVLDNFTTIYSSDTDLTGPSVTVTPADEETVDSQEVSVRLQLFDDSEVDFERTELILDGEDVSGSLQTNNIDAVWFDANGLADGWHKVEYRAFDKNGNVSAGDTLFDVVTDEARIYVESEHELIYPSGTFDFPVKVTKGEALGTFVLELTYDATKSQINVQPEDVLPTDVVEETGYWKGTFTGMDESSETLARVELTVDDYVQNSAISLGVSGALDGEAYYHPLIKQDVGGKYMLITDHTIKGQEKWLLVTDAQGKPARGVDVETFLYNIETDEVSDVRQLGTTDHTGRVLFQEVDVGPSREVYFRAYDDEGASLMSTLMSLEEQLTNLPSQVFITPGRDVSEVNVTWFTASTVEDTVAFYGSDGLNQTAPVTSSEILPFFYGEEPGVVRVHHALLTDLQPGTQYQYRVGHQGKLSETYSFTTDDQDDDVRIMLYGDTQTTGDGSINHGAPLVTELFDKMESQLPDTDLIMHVGDFTEDMSDYQLVRQFFDAISGEGRLASKLFVPTVGNHEVYNEGREKFEAIFNTPQNGPFGYPNQKSVYSFDYGNAHIAVLNTELFTDEEWRIMTDWLVNDMHGSDKPWKLVMLHRPPYNANPNSGNDMVNQYLPQAADAAGVDLVLSGHDHIYSRSVAVEDGKPNTEGVNYLIAGSASMKFYDAGQDGIVPIAEVLYDDDVHTFTTLHIHGEELTLESRNINGVLIDSKVLLNN